GCTACTCCAATCGAAGAGTTTCCCAGCCTCGCCGCTCTCTGTCAAGATGCGTCGATTCTGATTGGCTCGAACGACGAAACCAGCGGTGGCGCTCTCTTTGCTTAGCTCCTCGTACAACGAGAATGCATCCCCGCCTCGGTCATGGACAAAGATCGGATGCACGTCTTCGGGAAGCCACTCGGCGGCCTCCTTATCACCACGCAACCACTTTTCATGCTCATTCTCAAGGAGAATTGGGTCGTCTCTGCCGTTTGTGCTGTAGGTGGCACTTGCCTGTTGGTCCTCGACCAGCACCTGCTGGTCGATGACCCCCGTCATCTGCTGAGTGTCTGGACGGATACCAACTGACGTGTGTAATTTGACGCCTTCTACGTCGATATCTGCGGAACTAATATCGCCAAGACCGTCCTTGGCTGGGTGGCGAGGAAAGGTGAGATATGTCGTGTCGGAGACGACCAACAGCTCGTCTCCGCCACTCACCCGTGATCGCTGTGCCTGCTTGTGAGCAGAGAGAATCTCGCTCGGTTCCACACTCTCATTATCGCAAAATCGGTATGTAGCCTTTGTGGACGCCCAGTCCTCACAGGCTGCGGGGATGGACTCGGCAGGTGAACTGCCGAGTTCATCCCCAAGTTGAACCAGTCGATCAGTCAGACGCTTATCTCCAAACTCCGCTGAACGGAACTCTGCACGAATCCATCCCGAGACATCCATGTCACACAGCTGTCCATCCTCATTGAGATCTGGTCTCCAACTCCGTGAACAACGCCCCATCTTCCAGTCTCAGTTCGTTAACTCCGCCGTTAGAACTTGTGGGTAAGAGACAGCGCTTCAGCGCGGGGAGGATGTCAATCCTTCCAGTCGGGATCCGTCCGCGGCGGGGCAAAGACGTCGATTCCTACTGCAGTCTCGTCGCCGTCGTTGGACACCGCGTGGGGTTCCCCGCCCGGGAGCACGTAGCTGTCGCCTTCCTGGAGGACGATCTCTTCTCTCTCGCCGTTTTTCTCGCCGACTACGAACGTGAGTTCCCCTCGAACGAGATATCCCGCCTGCTCGTGGGGGTGACTGTGTGTCGGGACGTCCTTGCCCGGTTCGATCCGGAACTCCTGGAGGCTCATTCGTTCACCCGCCGCCAGCGCCGAGAGGTGAACGCCCTCGACGGCCTCCGTCGAGTCGAGTTCTTCGGCAGTGATCCGTTCCATATCGCCTCTGCGGGCGTGCGTGACTTAAATACCTCCAAATGCGGAGGTCACACTCACTGGCTATTCAATTTTGACCACTCGCGTCGCCTTTAAGAAGCGCTCGGACGTGTACCTGTGTACTGCTATCGTACAACAGAACAATGATCGAGTTTTCAAACCGAGTAAACGCAGTCGAACCGGCCGCACCGTTCGTCATCACCAACCTCGTCTCCGAACTCCAGGAGGAGGGGGAGGATATCATCGACCTCAGCGTCGGACAGCCAGACTTCGAGACACCCGAGGAGATCCTGGAGGCGACTCACGAGGCGCTCGACGCTGGACACACGACGTACACGCCCTCGGACGGGATCCCGAAGCTCCGTCGCGCTGCAGCGGAGTATCTCAACGAGCGCCACGGGCTAGATTACGCCCCGGAGAACATCATCGCCACCCCCGGGGGGAAGCAGGCGCTGTTCGAGACGGTCATGGCGATCGTCGACCCCGGCGACGAGGTGATCGTTTTCGATCCGGTCTGGTCCTCCTACGAGCCGATGGTGAAACTCGCCGGCGGTGAGGCGGTCCACGTGGATCTCGCGCCGTACGACTTCAAACTCGAACCGGCGATCGACGACCTCGCGGCGGCGATCACCGACGACACCGCCCTGATCATGCTCAACTCCCCGGTCAACCCCAGCGGGATGGTGTTCTCCCACGCTGCGTTCGAGGGGGTACGGGACCTCGCGGTCGATCACGACCTTCCGGTCATCTCCGACGAAATTTACAAGGAGCTGATCTTCGAGAAGGACCAGCCGAGCCTGGCTGCCCTCGACGGGATGTTCGACCGGACGATCACTATCAACGGCGTCTCGAAGACCTACTCGATGACGGGCTACCGCCTGGGATTCATGGCAGCGCCGACGGACCACACGACTCAGGCAGGAAAGGTCCACAGCCACTCGGTGTCGTGTGCCTCCAACTTCGTCCAGCACGCCGCCGCCGAGGCGCTCGGAAACGCCGACACCGACGCGATCGCGGGCGAAATGAAAGAGACGTTCAGGCGGCGCAGCGAGACGCTGGTCGACCTGTTCGCCGAGCGCGGCGTCGACATCCCCGAACCCGAAAGCGCCTTCTACGCGATGATTCCGATCGAGTCCGACGACGATATGCAGTGGTGCAAGGACGCCGTCCGCGAGGCCGGCGTCGGTCTGGTTCCCGGACAGGCGTTCGGGACGCCCGGTTACGTGCGCGCCTCGGTGGTCGACACAGAGGATCAGATCCGCGAAGCCGTCGATCGGCTGGACGCGGAGGGATTCATATGAGCGAACAGCCCACAGTCTACGTCACCCGCCAAATCCCCGACGCCGGGCTGGAACTGCTCGAGGAGTCATGTGAACTCCACGTCTGGGACGGCAAGCTCCCGCCGTCGAAGGACCACATCATCGAGCGACTGGCCGAACTCGAGGCCGACGGACTGCTGTGTCTGCTTTCGGATGACATCGACGGGGAGGTGATGGACGCCTCGCCGAACCTGGACGTCGTGAGCACCTTCTCCGTGGGATACGACCACGTCAATATCGACGACGCAGAAGAACGC
The Halalkaliarchaeum desulfuricum DNA segment above includes these coding regions:
- a CDS encoding IS4 family transposase — protein: MGRCSRSWRPDLNEDGQLCDMDVSGWIRAEFRSAEFGDKRLTDRLVQLGDELGSSPAESIPAACEDWASTKATYRFCDNESVEPSEILSAHKQAQRSRVSGGDELLVVSDTTYLTFPRHPAKDGLGDISSADIDVEGVKLHTSVGIRPDTQQMTGVIDQQVLVEDQQASATYSTNGRDDPILLENEHEKWLRGDKEAAEWLPEDVHPIFVHDRGGDAFSLYEELSKESATAGFVVRANQNRRILTESGEAGKLFDWSSDLVERGRHSIEIQQGGGREARTAEVSITAGTCKLCAPRNNPDQQGSIEVNVVRVDEVSEADEPIQWVLLTTESVDTFDDILTVIEYYGLRWRIEEWHKVLKSGCEIEDRQLQTWERMEVLLSVYSVIAWKVLELRELARGEDSVAPEVLLSEAERAVLETKFPELRGQSGKAYAVHVAKLGGYLDRGSDPPPGWQTMWKGLQKLRMWAEGYELGAE
- a CDS encoding cupin domain-containing protein is translated as MERITAEELDSTEAVEGVHLSALAAGERMSLQEFRIEPGKDVPTHSHPHEQAGYLVRGELTFVVGEKNGEREEIVLQEGDSYVLPGGEPHAVSNDGDETAVGIDVFAPPRTDPDWKD
- a CDS encoding pyridoxal phosphate-dependent aminotransferase, producing the protein MIEFSNRVNAVEPAAPFVITNLVSELQEEGEDIIDLSVGQPDFETPEEILEATHEALDAGHTTYTPSDGIPKLRRAAAEYLNERHGLDYAPENIIATPGGKQALFETVMAIVDPGDEVIVFDPVWSSYEPMVKLAGGEAVHVDLAPYDFKLEPAIDDLAAAITDDTALIMLNSPVNPSGMVFSHAAFEGVRDLAVDHDLPVISDEIYKELIFEKDQPSLAALDGMFDRTITINGVSKTYSMTGYRLGFMAAPTDHTTQAGKVHSHSVSCASNFVQHAAAEALGNADTDAIAGEMKETFRRRSETLVDLFAERGVDIPEPESAFYAMIPIESDDDMQWCKDAVREAGVGLVPGQAFGTPGYVRASVVDTEDQIREAVDRLDAEGFI